One Mercurialis annua linkage group LG3, ddMerAnnu1.2, whole genome shotgun sequence DNA window includes the following coding sequences:
- the LOC126672584 gene encoding uncharacterized protein LOC126672584, which yields MLQYAKFLKDIIMNKRSWKQGEIISLTESCSFIIQSDLPTKLKDPGSFTIPCSIGTFTSLNCLCDLGASINLIPLCLFRKLCGNQPIKQTSMMLQLADHSLKRPHGVAEDVIVKVGKFIFPVDFVVLDYAVDKDCPMILGRPFLNTGQALIDVNAGKITLRMNDESMEFDTRHGKSKSEEEKCMKIDAIEPTLHVPIKEVHKKEPEIVCAKINMTPHVKPHKGKPRR from the coding sequence ATGCTCCAATACGCTAAGTTCTTGAAGgatataattatgaacaagcgaaGTTGGAAACAAGGCGAAATAATCTCCCTCACAGAGAGTTGTAGTTTTATTATCCAAAGTGATCTACCGACAAAGTTAAAGGACCCGGGGAGTTTCACTATTCCTTGCTCAATTGGCACTTTTACTTCTCTTAATTGTCTTTGTGATTTAGGTGCAAGTATAAATCTAATACCCTTGTGTCTTTTCAGGAAACTGTGTGGAAATCAACCGATAAAACAAACTTCCATGATGCTCCAATTGGCTGACCATTCTCTCAAGAGACCTCATGGAGTTGCGGAAGACGTGATAGTAAAAGTGGGCAAGTTCATATTTCCGGTGGACTTTGTTGTGCTTGATTATGCGGTCGACAAAGATTGCCCCATGATTCTTGGGCGCCCTTTTCTAAATACGGGGCAAGCATTGATTGATGTTAATGCGGGAAAGATAACATTGAGAATGAATGATGAGAGCATGGAATTTGACACGAGGCATGGAAAAAGCAAGAGTGAGGAGGAGAAATGCATGAAGATTGATGCTATTGAACCCACATTGCATGTGCCTATAAAGGAAGTTCATAAGAAAGAACCCGAAATTGTGTGTGcaaaaataaatatgacacCTCATGTCAAGCCACACAAGGGAAAACCAAGACGTTAG